One genomic region from Listeria monocytogenes encodes:
- a CDS encoding acetylornithine transaminase, giving the protein MKHVFPTYKRFPIDLVNGTGTVVTDKNGKTYLDFTSGIAVCNLGHCPTNVAEAVQQQLGNIWHTSNLYECALQDSVAELIADGKERLVFFCNSGTESNEAALKLARKYTGKEKIITFEKSFHGRTFGSMSATGQAKIHQGFGELVPGFTYVPYNDIEAFRAEIDENTAAVMLEVIQAEGGVIPANAAFLLEVQLLCKKMGALLIIDEVQTGLGRTGMLYGFEQIGLDPDIFTLAKGLGNGLPIGAMVGKSDLISAFGPGSHGSTFGGNKLALAAAKEILLTMKQTGFLEEVNAKADYFRNLLEANLEVLDNVSDIRGGGFLIGIELENAAEPVITELRDKGLLILTAGTNVLRILPPLTVSYAEIDQAIYLLKSVLENQLIGSEEG; this is encoded by the coding sequence ATGAAACATGTTTTTCCAACATACAAAAGGTTTCCTATTGATTTAGTTAACGGTACGGGCACTGTTGTAACAGATAAAAATGGTAAAACATATCTCGATTTCACTAGCGGTATCGCAGTTTGTAACCTAGGTCATTGCCCAACAAATGTTGCAGAAGCAGTACAACAACAATTAGGGAATATTTGGCACACATCGAATTTATATGAATGTGCTTTGCAAGATAGTGTCGCAGAATTAATTGCTGATGGTAAAGAGAGATTAGTTTTCTTTTGTAATAGCGGGACAGAGTCAAATGAAGCGGCGCTCAAATTAGCTAGAAAATATACCGGGAAAGAAAAAATAATTACCTTTGAAAAATCTTTCCACGGACGAACATTCGGTTCAATGTCAGCTACGGGCCAAGCTAAAATCCATCAGGGTTTCGGTGAGCTTGTTCCCGGATTTACCTACGTTCCTTATAATGATATCGAAGCTTTTCGAGCAGAAATCGATGAAAATACAGCAGCCGTTATGTTGGAGGTAATTCAAGCTGAAGGTGGCGTCATTCCAGCGAATGCGGCCTTTCTTTTAGAAGTTCAATTACTTTGCAAAAAAATGGGGGCATTATTAATTATTGATGAAGTGCAGACTGGGCTTGGGCGAACGGGGATGCTTTATGGATTTGAGCAGATTGGTTTAGATCCAGATATTTTCACTTTAGCAAAAGGGCTTGGAAATGGCTTGCCGATTGGAGCGATGGTCGGAAAATCGGACTTAATTAGCGCTTTTGGGCCGGGAAGTCATGGCTCTACTTTTGGAGGAAATAAATTGGCACTTGCGGCGGCTAAAGAGATATTACTGACAATGAAACAAACGGGATTTTTAGAAGAAGTAAATGCCAAAGCAGACTATTTTAGAAATTTGTTAGAAGCGAATTTAGAGGTGTTGGATAATGTTTCTGACATTCGTGGCGGAGGGTTTCTGATAGGTATAGAACTTGAAAATGCCGCAGAACCAGTTATAACGGAACTTAGAGATAAAGGATTGTTAATACTAACTGCTGGAACGAATGTGCTACGAATCTTACCACCTTTAACCGTCAGTTATGCAGAAATCGATCAAGCCATATATTTATTGAAAAGCGTTTTGGAAAACCAATTGATTGGGAGTGAAGAGGGATGA
- the argB gene encoding acetylglutamate kinase, producing the protein MENTIVIKLGGVASDNLTEGFFRQITEWQAANKKIVLVHGGGHYITKMMEALAIPVETKNGLRVTNKATLEVTKMVLIGQVQPAITTAFQKRNISVIGLNASDTGLLEADRLSDIDLGLVGKITKVKTNLIEQLLSENIITVIAPLGINSEHDWLNVNADTAACEVASALHAEALYLLTDVPGVKNGSEIIGEIATAEIEKLQSTGVIKGGMIPKLASAAFAAENGVGQVIITDSLNTSGTKIKNKVAIG; encoded by the coding sequence GTGGAAAACACGATAGTTATAAAACTCGGCGGTGTTGCAAGCGACAATCTAACAGAAGGTTTTTTTCGACAAATTACAGAGTGGCAAGCGGCGAATAAGAAAATTGTCCTCGTTCATGGTGGCGGTCATTATATTACAAAAATGATGGAAGCTCTTGCTATTCCGGTCGAAACGAAGAATGGTCTACGTGTCACCAACAAAGCGACTCTCGAAGTGACAAAGATGGTTTTAATTGGCCAAGTACAACCAGCTATTACGACTGCTTTTCAAAAACGAAATATCTCGGTCATTGGCTTAAACGCTAGTGATACAGGTTTACTGGAAGCAGATAGGTTAAGTGACATCGATTTAGGTTTGGTTGGTAAAATCACAAAAGTAAAAACAAATTTAATTGAACAATTACTTAGCGAAAATATTATCACCGTGATTGCGCCCCTTGGTATAAATAGTGAACACGATTGGCTCAATGTTAATGCGGATACAGCTGCCTGTGAGGTAGCAAGCGCACTCCATGCAGAAGCGCTCTATTTACTAACAGATGTACCTGGTGTGAAAAATGGTTCAGAAATTATTGGCGAAATAGCCACAGCTGAAATAGAAAAGCTACAAAGTACTGGCGTAATAAAAGGTGGAATGATTCCTAAATTAGCAAGCGCTGCCTTTGCTGCCGAAAACGGTGTCGGACAAGTTATTATTACAGATTCCCTTAACACTAGCGGAACAAAAATAAAAAACAAGGTGGCGATTGGATGA
- the argJ gene encoding bifunctional glutamate N-acetyltransferase/amino-acid acetyltransferase ArgJ, whose translation MELIKGNIASPKGFYADGKHAGLKRKRNDIGWIYSEVPANAAAVYTMNQMQAAPIFVTKDSFQSNAKLQAIIVNSGNANACTGNQGMLDALAMRAQTAEKLEIPLDSVAVASTGIIGDMLPMDKIITGIEMLEKQTGNAADFEEAIITTDTFQKQISFQTEIGGRKVTMSGVAKGSGMIHPNMATMLAFITTDAAIPAELLQKLLKIKVDKTFNQITVDGDTSTNDMVVVMANGCAKNPMLQEGTADFAKFADMFQAVTEHLAKSIARDGEGATKLIEVQVNGATKTEDARMIAKKIVSSSLVKTAAFGGDGNWGRIICAIGYSGGRFAPDNITIKIGGIEILNHSSQTIYNQQALDAYLEEEHIIIEVDLHIGLESGTAWGCDLSYEYVKINACYRT comes from the coding sequence ATGGAACTTATAAAAGGAAATATCGCCTCACCAAAAGGATTTTATGCGGATGGAAAGCACGCGGGACTAAAGAGAAAACGAAATGATATTGGTTGGATTTATTCAGAGGTTCCAGCAAATGCAGCTGCTGTTTATACGATGAATCAAATGCAAGCCGCACCAATTTTTGTAACGAAAGATTCTTTTCAAAGTAATGCGAAGTTACAGGCGATTATTGTGAATAGCGGGAATGCCAATGCATGCACAGGGAATCAAGGGATGCTAGATGCACTTGCGATGCGGGCTCAAACGGCAGAAAAGTTAGAAATTCCACTTGATTCCGTAGCCGTTGCTTCAACGGGTATTATTGGCGATATGCTACCGATGGACAAAATCATCACGGGAATCGAGATGCTAGAAAAGCAAACCGGAAATGCGGCCGATTTTGAAGAAGCGATTATAACGACGGATACATTTCAAAAACAAATCAGTTTTCAAACAGAAATTGGTGGTAGAAAGGTAACGATGTCGGGTGTAGCGAAGGGATCAGGAATGATTCATCCAAATATGGCAACAATGCTTGCTTTTATTACAACAGATGCTGCCATTCCGGCTGAACTATTGCAAAAATTACTAAAAATAAAAGTAGACAAAACTTTCAATCAAATAACGGTGGACGGTGATACTTCTACAAACGATATGGTGGTAGTCATGGCGAATGGGTGCGCGAAAAACCCGATGCTTCAAGAAGGAACAGCAGATTTTGCGAAATTTGCTGATATGTTTCAAGCTGTTACGGAACACCTTGCTAAAAGTATTGCGCGAGATGGTGAAGGAGCGACAAAACTAATCGAGGTACAAGTAAATGGCGCTACAAAAACAGAAGATGCAAGAATGATAGCTAAAAAAATTGTTTCTTCTAGTCTTGTGAAGACGGCGGCTTTTGGCGGAGATGGAAACTGGGGACGTATTATTTGCGCAATTGGTTATTCTGGTGGCCGATTTGCACCAGATAACATTACGATTAAAATTGGCGGGATTGAAATTTTGAATCATAGTAGCCAAACCATTTATAATCAACAAGCGTTAGATGCTTATTTAGAAGAAGAGCATATCATTATCGAAGTTGATCTTCATATCGGACTTGAGTCAGGAACGGCATGGGGATGCGACTTGAGTTATGAATACGTCAAAATCAATGCTTGTTACCGGACGTAA
- the argC gene encoding N-acetyl-gamma-glutamyl-phosphate reductase, with the protein MKVSIIGATGYGGLELIRLLHQHSSVDIATLHSFSAQAETLATFYPHLKDLAVSPLEKINPTEIIEKSDTVFIATPSGIAKDIALPYVDAGLNVIDLSGDFRLKDRQLYEKWYGKSAAPTEYIGKAEYGLAEFREKKETTFIANPGCYATATLLGLAPLATNKLIDPTSIIVDAKSGISGAGKVPSASTHFTETNENMTLYKMNSHQHIPEIMQQLTKWDESIPAIQFSTSLIPITRGIFTTIYVKPKNPITQKELHKLYESTYDNAPFVRIQPENVYPTVKQVTASNYCDIGLAYNEKTNVITIVSVIDNLVKGAAGQAIQNLNIMANFAESDGLRFIPVYP; encoded by the coding sequence ATGAAAGTTTCAATCATTGGCGCGACGGGGTATGGAGGACTTGAGCTAATTCGCTTGCTTCATCAACACTCTTCGGTAGACATAGCGACGTTACATAGTTTTTCCGCTCAAGCAGAAACGTTAGCAACTTTTTATCCACATTTAAAAGATTTAGCAGTTAGCCCCTTAGAGAAAATAAATCCAACAGAAATCATCGAAAAAAGTGACACGGTTTTTATCGCGACGCCTTCTGGAATCGCGAAAGATATTGCACTGCCATATGTAGATGCGGGTTTGAATGTCATTGATTTATCCGGGGACTTTCGATTAAAAGACAGGCAACTTTACGAAAAGTGGTACGGAAAAAGCGCGGCGCCAACCGAGTATATCGGTAAGGCGGAATATGGTTTAGCAGAATTCCGTGAAAAGAAAGAAACTACTTTCATTGCGAATCCTGGGTGTTATGCAACTGCAACATTGCTAGGTCTCGCACCACTTGCAACGAATAAGTTGATTGATCCCACATCTATTATTGTAGACGCTAAATCAGGTATTTCCGGCGCAGGAAAAGTGCCCTCAGCAAGTACACATTTCACAGAAACCAATGAAAACATGACGCTTTATAAAATGAATTCCCATCAACATATTCCAGAAATTATGCAGCAATTAACTAAATGGGATGAAAGTATCCCAGCAATTCAATTTTCTACTTCATTAATTCCCATCACAAGAGGAATCTTCACAACCATCTACGTTAAACCCAAAAATCCTATCACCCAAAAAGAGTTACATAAGCTTTACGAATCCACCTACGATAATGCTCCATTTGTCCGAATCCAACCAGAGAATGTATATCCAACTGTCAAACAAGTGACAGCCTCAAATTACTGCGATATAGGTCTTGCTTATAACGAAAAAACGAATGTGATTACTATCGTTTCTGTGATTGATAATTTAGTCAAAGGGGCGGCTGGTCAGGCCATTCAAAATTTAAACATAATGGCGAATTTTGCTGAAAGTGACGGATTAAGGTTTATTCCGGTGTATCCGTGA
- the thiI gene encoding tRNA uracil 4-sulfurtransferase ThiI has translation MEFDRMLIRYGELSTKGKNRKQFVTKLAQNVKRAMTDLPEVRIHGERDRMYIILNGADYQLAEERLKPIFGIQSFSPAVRVNLDVEEVKAAALALVQDAHEENGTFKVAARRSHREFPLDSNEINQEIGAYVLQNMEDLTVNVKNPDVKLTIDVRKEGVFLSCRTILGAAGLPVGSSGRAMLMLSGGIDSPVAGYLAQKRGVEIEAVHFHSPPYTSEQAKQKAIDLAAKLAKYSGQVQMHIVPFTEIQEVIKQQIPESVIMTVTRRMMLRITDELRRKRNGLAIVNGESLGQVASQTLESMLAINAVTATPIIRPVVSMDKNEIIQIAQKIDTYNLSVQPFEDCCTIFTPPSPKTKPKLDKIEHYESFTDFDALIAKALDNIETISVNVAETAQVKDEFADLF, from the coding sequence TTGGAATTTGATCGTATGTTAATTAGATACGGAGAGTTATCTACAAAAGGAAAAAACAGAAAACAATTTGTGACGAAGTTGGCGCAGAATGTAAAACGCGCAATGACGGATTTGCCGGAAGTTCGCATTCATGGAGAACGTGACCGAATGTATATTATTTTAAATGGAGCAGATTATCAGCTCGCAGAAGAACGTTTAAAACCGATTTTCGGAATCCAATCCTTTAGTCCAGCTGTTCGCGTCAATTTAGATGTAGAGGAAGTAAAAGCTGCTGCACTTGCCTTAGTACAAGATGCGCATGAGGAGAACGGAACATTTAAAGTCGCAGCAAGACGAAGCCACCGCGAGTTTCCACTTGATTCTAATGAAATTAACCAGGAAATCGGTGCTTATGTATTACAAAATATGGAAGATTTAACGGTCAATGTTAAAAATCCGGATGTAAAACTAACCATTGATGTGCGTAAAGAAGGCGTATTTTTATCATGCCGAACAATTCTTGGTGCAGCTGGTCTGCCGGTAGGATCATCAGGTCGTGCAATGTTAATGCTTTCTGGAGGTATTGATAGTCCCGTTGCCGGCTATTTAGCCCAAAAACGTGGCGTAGAAATTGAAGCAGTTCATTTCCACAGCCCACCGTATACAAGTGAACAAGCGAAACAAAAAGCGATTGATCTAGCTGCAAAATTGGCTAAATACAGTGGACAAGTACAAATGCATATTGTCCCGTTCACAGAGATTCAAGAAGTTATCAAACAACAAATTCCTGAAAGTGTGATTATGACTGTAACTCGTCGAATGATGCTCCGAATTACGGATGAACTTCGTCGCAAGAGAAATGGTTTAGCGATTGTGAATGGCGAAAGCTTGGGGCAAGTTGCAAGCCAAACGTTGGAAAGTATGCTAGCAATTAATGCTGTAACAGCGACACCAATCATTCGTCCAGTCGTATCCATGGATAAAAATGAAATTATTCAAATCGCACAAAAGATTGATACGTATAACTTATCAGTACAACCATTTGAAGATTGCTGTACCATTTTCACGCCACCATCTCCAAAAACAAAACCAAAACTAGATAAAATCGAGCATTACGAAAGCTTCACAGATTTCGATGCGCTAATTGCAAAAGCTTTAGATAACATCGAAACCATTTCTGTAAATGTAGCGGAAACTGCGCAAGTGAAAGATGAGTTCGCTGATTTATTTTAA
- a CDS encoding cysteine desulfurase family protein, with translation MIYFDNSATTKPNAAVLETYTKVASNYFANPSSLHRFGAKSKELLDASRKQIAAMMSALPEEIIFTSGGTEGNNLAIKGLVYSYQNRGKHIITSSIEHPSVRVVMEELEQEGFTVKYLPVDKNGVIKLEELKAALTDETILVSIMGVNNEVGSIQPLQEIGEMLSVLENTFFHVDFVQAIGKIPLTLDANSIDLLTFSGHKFHALRGTGILFKRKNVHLHPEILGGGQEMGYRSGTENLAGNVALAKALRLTLENEPRKEALIEIRDYLLTKIAQMSDMTVHTKQSVAAPHIVCFSAKGHRGEILVHALEKEDIYISTTSACSSKQKLASSTLKAMGVTDEEATGAVRVSLSYENRLSEAKIFIQKLQEIIENLNKVVK, from the coding sequence ATGATTTATTTCGATAATAGTGCGACAACAAAGCCAAATGCGGCCGTACTTGAAACATATACAAAGGTAGCGAGTAATTATTTTGCTAATCCTTCTTCGCTTCATCGTTTTGGTGCTAAATCGAAAGAGCTGCTTGATGCATCAAGAAAACAAATCGCTGCGATGATGAGTGCTTTGCCAGAAGAAATCATTTTTACATCTGGTGGCACAGAGGGGAATAATTTGGCGATTAAAGGGCTTGTTTATAGTTACCAAAATCGTGGGAAACATATTATTACTTCTAGCATTGAGCATCCTTCTGTTCGCGTAGTAATGGAAGAACTTGAGCAAGAAGGTTTTACAGTCAAGTATTTACCAGTAGATAAAAACGGTGTCATCAAGCTAGAGGAGTTAAAAGCTGCACTCACAGATGAAACGATTTTAGTATCTATTATGGGTGTGAATAATGAGGTGGGAAGTATCCAGCCGTTGCAAGAAATTGGCGAAATGCTAAGCGTACTTGAAAATACTTTCTTTCATGTGGATTTTGTTCAAGCTATTGGAAAAATTCCGCTTACTCTTGATGCGAATAGTATTGATTTGCTCACTTTTTCAGGGCATAAATTTCATGCTCTACGCGGCACAGGGATACTTTTCAAACGAAAAAATGTTCATTTACATCCAGAAATTCTTGGTGGTGGGCAGGAAATGGGCTACCGCAGTGGAACGGAAAATTTGGCTGGTAATGTTGCGCTTGCAAAAGCTTTACGACTAACATTAGAAAATGAGCCACGAAAAGAAGCGTTAATTGAGATTCGCGATTACTTACTAACGAAAATTGCGCAAATGTCTGATATGACAGTTCATACGAAGCAAAGTGTGGCGGCTCCGCATATCGTATGTTTTTCAGCAAAAGGGCATCGCGGTGAAATTTTAGTACATGCTTTAGAAAAAGAAGATATTTACATTTCCACAACAAGTGCGTGTTCTTCTAAGCAAAAACTAGCAAGCAGCACGTTAAAAGCGATGGGTGTGACGGACGAAGAAGCGACGGGAGCAGTACGTGTTAGCTTATCGTATGAAAATCGTTTATCCGAAGCGAAAATTTTTATTCAAAAACTGCAAGAAATCATTGAAAATCTAAATAAAGTGGTGAAATAA
- the ezrA gene encoding septation ring formation regulator EzrA, which produces MYYMLIGFIIVVIAVIGAGYILKRKHYQRINELEEKKIKLRERPVIDELSKVKKLKLTGQTEALFESWRSSWDEIETRLFPDLEEVLLEAEMNTDRYKFRSATHAENDIEQMLVVIEKQMDQILGGLKELLISEEKNAKESRATKEKFAELRREVLTRGFKLGETLPYIETKLSELSESLNSYDSLTDQGDHLEAREIVIVVQKEMQVIEAQMERIPSLLHETDTILPEEMTKLRAGYEEMVRKGYYLAQMELDKEISRMKNQIDKMKKNVINLDLDEAEQGVEELHNEIDLFYDTLEHEAEARHFVKENHSPTSDKLQRQNAVSDALAEQITEVKQTYHVAEDDLAVYLKTSAKLSEAKENFEQLTALIASGEIAYSAAQDTLKEIDAALITISTEQDKFAEELRSLRKDELEARDDAERMRRAIITLDRKMERERLPGLPEEYLSLREHMGESIDALEKRLEEKPLNMKAVSQDWRIAEEDLTHLTEKAEEMMENVRLVEHVIQYANRYRLRNKELADELVQAENHFYNDYQYKKALEIAVTALEKVETGAFKKVEKAYESKVSVDDIE; this is translated from the coding sequence ATGTACTACATGTTAATCGGCTTTATTATCGTAGTTATTGCAGTCATTGGTGCAGGCTACATATTAAAAAGAAAACATTACCAAAGAATAAACGAGTTAGAAGAGAAAAAGATTAAACTCAGAGAGCGGCCGGTTATTGATGAACTTTCAAAAGTGAAAAAATTAAAACTAACAGGTCAGACAGAAGCGCTTTTTGAATCATGGCGTTCGTCCTGGGATGAAATTGAAACTAGATTATTTCCTGATTTAGAAGAAGTATTATTAGAAGCAGAGATGAACACGGACCGTTACAAGTTCCGTTCTGCTACACACGCTGAAAATGATATTGAGCAAATGCTCGTTGTAATTGAAAAGCAAATGGATCAAATTCTTGGTGGACTAAAAGAGCTACTTATTAGTGAAGAAAAAAATGCCAAAGAAAGTCGTGCCACGAAAGAAAAATTTGCGGAGTTGCGCCGAGAAGTTTTGACAAGGGGATTTAAACTTGGAGAAACATTACCATATATTGAGACAAAACTAAGTGAACTGTCAGAAAGCTTAAATAGCTATGATTCATTAACTGACCAAGGTGATCATTTAGAGGCACGAGAAATCGTTATAGTGGTTCAAAAAGAAATGCAAGTAATCGAAGCGCAAATGGAGCGAATCCCGTCATTACTGCATGAAACAGATACCATTTTGCCAGAAGAAATGACTAAACTTCGTGCTGGTTATGAAGAAATGGTGAGAAAAGGTTATTATTTAGCTCAAATGGAGTTAGATAAAGAAATTTCTCGCATGAAAAATCAAATTGATAAAATGAAAAAAAATGTAATTAATCTTGATTTAGATGAAGCGGAACAAGGAGTAGAAGAATTACATAATGAAATCGATTTGTTTTATGATACGCTTGAACACGAAGCAGAAGCTCGTCATTTCGTGAAAGAAAATCATAGCCCAACTTCTGACAAATTACAACGCCAAAATGCAGTTTCAGATGCACTTGCTGAACAAATTACAGAAGTAAAACAAACCTATCATGTTGCTGAAGATGATCTAGCGGTTTATTTAAAAACGAGCGCTAAATTGAGTGAAGCAAAAGAAAACTTTGAACAATTAACTGCTCTAATTGCTAGTGGTGAGATTGCCTACTCGGCAGCGCAAGATACATTGAAGGAAATTGATGCAGCACTTATTACGATTAGCACTGAGCAGGACAAATTCGCTGAAGAATTGCGTTCCTTGCGTAAAGATGAACTAGAGGCGCGTGATGATGCTGAACGGATGCGTCGTGCAATTATTACACTAGATCGCAAAATGGAACGAGAGCGTTTACCAGGTCTTCCAGAAGAGTATTTATCACTACGAGAACATATGGGTGAATCCATTGATGCGCTTGAGAAACGTTTAGAAGAAAAACCGCTAAATATGAAAGCAGTGAGCCAAGATTGGCGTATTGCAGAAGAAGATTTAACTCATTTAACTGAAAAAGCCGAGGAAATGATGGAGAATGTTCGCTTAGTTGAGCATGTTATCCAATATGCTAACCGCTATCGTTTGCGTAACAAAGAACTTGCAGATGAACTCGTACAAGCAGAAAACCATTTCTACAACGATTATCAGTATAAAAAAGCATTAGAAATTGCTGTAACCGCACTTGAAAAAGTGGAAACAGGCGCATTTAAAAAAGTCGAAAAAGCTTATGAATCAAAAGTAAGCGTCGACGATATTGAATAA
- a CDS encoding GAF domain-containing protein, with protein MIEIKKMTGTKEENYALALKQVQAMIHGEPNLIANLSNVSSIINQALSDINWVGFYLLEKETNQLVLGPFQGLPACIRIPLGKGVCGSAASDQKTYIVENVHDFPGHIACDAASNSEIVLPIVKNNQLLGVLDIDSPLFNRFDEVDQLWLEKIRDAIVQEIN; from the coding sequence ATGATCGAAATCAAAAAAATGACCGGAACAAAAGAAGAAAATTATGCACTTGCCTTAAAACAAGTACAAGCAATGATTCACGGCGAACCAAATCTAATTGCGAATCTAAGTAATGTTTCTTCTATAATAAATCAAGCACTTTCTGATATTAATTGGGTTGGATTTTATTTACTTGAAAAAGAAACAAATCAATTAGTACTCGGCCCCTTCCAAGGTTTGCCTGCGTGCATTCGCATTCCACTAGGTAAAGGTGTGTGCGGTTCTGCTGCCTCAGATCAAAAAACATATATAGTAGAAAATGTGCACGATTTCCCTGGTCATATCGCCTGTGATGCGGCCTCTAACTCGGAAATCGTTCTACCCATTGTAAAAAATAATCAGTTGCTTGGTGTGCTTGATATTGATAGTCCTCTTTTTAATCGTTTTGATGAAGTGGACCAGTTGTGGCTAGAAAAAATTCGTGATGCAATCGTTCAAGAAATCAATTGA
- the rpsD gene encoding 30S ribosomal protein S4: MARYTGPSWKVSRRLGISLSGTGKELERRPYAPGQHGPTQRKKISEYGLQQAEKQKLRHMYGLTERQFKNTFNKAGKLQGKHGENFMILLEQRLDNIVYRLGLARTRRAARQLVNHGHITVDGKRVDIPSYQVSVGQVISVREKSAKNSAIAESLEVSSFVPEYVTFDAEKLTGSLNRLPERSELAAEINEAFIVEFYSR, translated from the coding sequence ATGGCTCGTTATACAGGTCCAAGCTGGAAAGTTTCCCGTCGTTTAGGAATTTCACTTTCTGGAACAGGTAAAGAATTAGAGCGTCGTCCGTATGCTCCAGGTCAACACGGCCCAACTCAACGTAAAAAAATCTCAGAATATGGTTTGCAACAAGCTGAAAAGCAAAAATTGCGTCATATGTATGGATTAACTGAACGTCAATTCAAAAACACGTTCAACAAAGCTGGTAAATTACAAGGTAAACATGGTGAGAACTTCATGATCTTACTAGAACAACGCCTTGATAACATCGTTTACCGTCTTGGTCTTGCTCGCACTCGTCGTGCAGCTCGTCAACTCGTAAACCATGGCCACATCACTGTAGATGGCAAACGCGTAGATATCCCTTCTTACCAAGTATCTGTTGGTCAAGTGATTTCTGTTCGTGAAAAATCTGCTAAAAACTCTGCAATCGCTGAAAGCTTAGAAGTTTCAAGCTTCGTGCCTGAATACGTAACTTTCGATGCAGAAAAACTAACTGGTTCTCTTAACCGTCTACCAGAACGTTCTGAACTTGCTGCTGAAATCAACGAAGCATTTATCGTAGAATTCTACAGCCGTTAA